A region of Thermoplasmata archaeon DNA encodes the following proteins:
- a CDS encoding DNA-directed RNA polymerase subunit D, giving the protein IAPLFDEMIAHRLGLVPIPTDLDLYNRREDCPSCHGEGCPSCTIIYSLNKRGPGLVTSADMEPIGDTKLRPKDQGIPIVQLAEGQAILIYATAQLGTGKDHAKWQATHGVGYAYYPIVKAGTKTVDALDPSVPFCSAHMLTTSAIEETVELPDDCTLCGRFKEAFKVDSVKVASDPTRFVLQFETDGSLSAKEVLLRALDILTERFGDLANQADGL; this is encoded by the coding sequence ATCGCCCCCCTGTTCGACGAGATGATCGCCCACCGCCTCGGGCTCGTCCCGATCCCGACGGACCTAGACCTGTACAACCGCCGCGAGGACTGCCCCAGCTGCCACGGCGAGGGCTGCCCGAGCTGCACGATCATCTACTCCCTGAACAAGCGCGGTCCCGGGCTCGTGACCTCGGCGGACATGGAGCCCATCGGGGACACCAAGCTGCGCCCCAAGGACCAGGGCATCCCGATCGTCCAGCTCGCGGAGGGCCAAGCGATCCTGATCTACGCGACTGCGCAACTCGGCACGGGCAAGGACCACGCGAAGTGGCAGGCGACCCACGGGGTCGGCTACGCGTACTACCCGATCGTGAAGGCGGGCACGAAGACCGTCGATGCGCTCGACCCGAGCGTGCCCTTCTGCTCCGCCCACATGCTCACAACCTCTGCAATCGAGGAGACCGTGGAGCTCCCGGACGACTGCACTCTGTGCGGGAGGTTCAAGGAAGCGTTCAAGGTCGACTCGGTCAAGGTCGCCAGCGACCCGACGCGCTTTGTCCTCCAGTTCGAGACGGACGGGTCCCTGAGCGCCAAGGAGGTTCTCCTGCGCGCCCTGGACATCCTCACGGAGCGGTTCGGCGACCTGGCGAACCAGGCCGATGGCCTTTGA
- a CDS encoding BlaI/MecI/CopY family transcriptional regulator gives MELGELELAVLRAVRTLGEATSGEVYEEVLQDRHVAYTSVTTTLYRLVEKDLVALRKQSEKRVFYRIKDGRAYRKAMAAMVDSVLDTFGGAAVSYLLDSSDKLAPCQVEELEVQVASRRKKESAHD, from the coding sequence GTGGAACTTGGCGAGCTCGAACTGGCCGTCCTCCGAGCCGTGAGGACGCTTGGCGAGGCCACCTCGGGGGAGGTCTACGAAGAGGTCCTCCAGGACCGTCATGTCGCGTACACCTCCGTAACGACAACCCTGTATCGGCTCGTTGAGAAAGACCTGGTTGCGTTGCGCAAACAGAGCGAGAAACGCGTGTTCTACCGAATCAAGGACGGACGTGCGTACCGGAAGGCCATGGCCGCCATGGTGGACTCCGTACTCGACACGTTCGGCGGCGCCGCGGTCTCCTACTTGCTGGACAGCTCGGACAAGCTCGCCCCCTGCCAGGTCGAGGAACTGGAGGTCCAGGTCGCCTCGCGCCGGAAGAAGGAAAGCGCGCATGACTGA